A genome region from Dickeya dadantii NCPPB 898 includes the following:
- a CDS encoding HlyD family secretion protein produces MIGNFRWWRRVLYGGVIILVAAASVFLSRRAESEGETGTQWRAVTPSPVENHITLLAHVQAAEQYLVSAPFDSHISQLSVQEGQEVHKGDPLLVLDTTPLQIEYRDGQAQFLKARQSLRNLRAWENSNEVMSAQRALVMAEMGERDAASQLNAAEPLYHQGIIARSERDSLAQQLASRRLELQAARQALTSVRASGSAENQTVAELELNNAEQKLQQIRDQQARSWLYAPGDGYAVRIQNDDKDKVTFPRLGQRVGAGEPLFMLAGVTRFDARAKADEADIEHLRPGMPVTLTSEALPGQPLAGTLRMVSPQANYTEGQPGATYDVVFNLDCCHAGQAVPRFGMSALVTITILSDPKGMVLLPDEIGQDEQGKTAVYYRRTPQAAPEVRRIDVVSPLPQGVLVKGLEPGEVRKWDCCRETTATR; encoded by the coding sequence ATGATCGGTAATTTTCGCTGGTGGCGGCGGGTGCTGTATGGCGGAGTAATCATATTGGTGGCAGCGGCCTCGGTATTTTTATCCCGACGGGCCGAGAGCGAGGGGGAAACCGGGACACAATGGCGTGCTGTCACGCCATCGCCGGTGGAAAACCATATTACGCTGTTGGCGCACGTGCAGGCGGCGGAGCAATATTTGGTCAGCGCCCCTTTTGATAGTCATATCAGCCAATTGAGCGTTCAGGAGGGACAAGAGGTGCATAAAGGCGATCCCCTGCTGGTGCTGGACACCACCCCGCTGCAGATTGAGTATCGCGACGGTCAGGCGCAATTTCTCAAGGCACGTCAGTCGCTACGAAATTTACGCGCCTGGGAAAACAGCAATGAAGTGATGTCGGCTCAGCGGGCGTTGGTCATGGCGGAAATGGGCGAACGCGACGCCGCCAGCCAGTTGAATGCGGCGGAGCCGCTGTATCACCAGGGGATTATTGCACGTTCGGAGCGCGACAGCCTGGCTCAGCAACTGGCCAGCCGCCGCCTGGAGTTGCAGGCGGCGCGTCAGGCGCTGACATCCGTACGGGCGTCGGGAAGTGCGGAAAATCAGACGGTGGCTGAACTGGAGCTGAATAACGCCGAACAGAAATTACAGCAAATTCGTGACCAGCAGGCACGCAGTTGGCTGTATGCGCCCGGTGACGGTTATGCCGTTCGTATACAAAACGACGACAAAGATAAGGTAACGTTTCCCCGACTAGGCCAGCGTGTCGGCGCGGGGGAGCCGTTATTCATGCTGGCGGGCGTGACGCGCTTTGACGCGCGGGCCAAAGCCGACGAAGCCGATATCGAGCATCTGCGGCCGGGTATGCCCGTCACGCTTACCAGCGAGGCGCTGCCCGGCCAGCCGCTGGCTGGCACATTACGGATGGTCAGCCCGCAGGCTAATTACACCGAAGGGCAGCCAGGCGCTACCTATGATGTTGTCTTCAATCTCGATTGCTGCCATGCCGGGCAGGCGGTGCCGCGGTTTGGTATGTCCGCGCTGGTGACAATCACCATATTATCCGACCCGAAAGGCATGGTGCTGTTACCGGATGAGATCGGCCAGGATGAGCAGGGAAAAACCGCGGTTTATTATCGCCGCACACCACAGGCAGCGCCGGAAGTGAGGCGGATTGACGTCGTCAGCCCGTTGCCACAGGGTGTTCTGGTAAAAGGGCTGGAGCCCGGCGAGGTCCGAAAGTGGGATTGTTGCCGCGAAACTACCGCTACCCGCTGA
- a CDS encoding ABC transporter permease, whose protein sequence is MNVMQQWLEACRNLIAFHQRASLAMLGIGVGSALVVTLLMLGKSAQQMAMSAFDHLGGDIIVVDIGIKEDSHSPVPLLPVKLDLSALSHVHRGIRRVVPVARWNASLPQKGDDDGIPLMVIGSTPDLMPLLGLTLAQGRAFSRYDSRSTYAIVSADLASRLSGSAPARTFRLGHYGFDVIGTLKSATLSIGGQTTEHIVLVPIETITRISPFATTDLLYIQVTSTTLLTSVVDAIRPWLEQMLPTRTIQVQIQQQLIDSMAQQNATFRYLLAALAAVALLMGGIGVMNVMVMSVSARRYEIGLRQAIGARSLDIGVLFLLEAALLSLPGAVLGSVAGALLAWAYTRYADWPLMVELWVFPLAIGSALVLAVFFGLKPSLTAARLSPAEALREH, encoded by the coding sequence ATGAATGTGATGCAACAATGGCTTGAAGCTTGCCGCAATCTGATCGCCTTCCATCAGCGTGCGTCGCTGGCGATGTTGGGCATCGGCGTTGGCAGCGCATTGGTGGTGACCCTGTTAATGCTGGGCAAAAGCGCCCAGCAGATGGCAATGAGTGCGTTTGACCATTTGGGCGGCGATATCATTGTGGTCGATATCGGCATCAAGGAGGACAGTCACTCGCCGGTGCCGTTGTTGCCTGTCAAGCTGGATCTGTCGGCGCTGTCCCATGTGCACCGCGGCATTCGGCGTGTTGTCCCGGTAGCGCGCTGGAATGCCTCGTTGCCACAGAAAGGGGATGATGACGGCATCCCGTTGATGGTGATCGGCTCTACGCCCGACCTGATGCCGTTGCTGGGGTTGACGCTGGCGCAGGGGCGGGCGTTTTCCCGTTACGACAGCCGCAGCACCTATGCCATCGTCAGTGCGGATCTGGCCTCCCGGCTTTCGGGTTCTGCCCCGGCGCGCACTTTCCGGCTCGGCCATTATGGCTTTGATGTTATTGGTACCCTGAAATCAGCGACGTTATCAATCGGCGGTCAGACGACCGAGCATATTGTGTTGGTGCCGATAGAAACCATCACGCGGATTTCGCCTTTTGCGACCACGGATCTGCTGTACATACAGGTGACGTCGACCACGCTCCTGACGTCGGTTGTCGATGCGATCCGGCCCTGGCTTGAGCAGATGCTGCCGACGCGGACGATCCAAGTTCAGATCCAGCAACAACTCATCGATAGCATGGCGCAGCAAAATGCGACCTTCCGCTATCTGCTGGCTGCGCTGGCTGCCGTGGCGCTGCTAATGGGCGGGATTGGCGTCATGAACGTCATGGTGATGAGCGTGTCAGCGCGTCGGTATGAGATCGGCCTGCGTCAGGCTATTGGTGCCCGTTCGCTGGATATCGGCGTGTTGTTTCTGTTGGAAGCTGCTCTGCTTTCATTGCCCGGCGCGGTGCTGGGCAGCGTAGCAGGGGCGCTGCTCGCCTGGGCTTATACCCGTTACGCCGATTGGCCGCTGATGGTCGAGCTGTGGGTGTTTCCGCTGGCTATCGGCAGCGCGTTGGTACTGGCGGTCTTTTTTGGTTTGAAACCCTCTTTGACCGCTGCTCGTTTATCTCCTGCGGAGGCGTTACGTGAACATTAA
- a CDS encoding TolC family protein, translating into MNINPAYAAAFLSLLVAPWLSLANGATAGVPLLQEKVPLTLADAVALGVRNSNTLKSVALTRLMDKFDLLVAEDGFRPHLVLNNQYRHNMGAQLPGQENHAGLSASLLTPLGTQFEADWNDDYSGQSSAGSSRSLGNSASVVQPLLKGAGVDFNTAPVRLARLDERIGHLNQQKQFADTITRIIQAYYGLLAAQQGVMLAQESLQRASAQRDVMQALIDSGRQAALDKLQSDADISSQQLNLEQQENALNERRLALNGLLGIDTRTPLSASERLDIQPITLKAPQAIALAMKNQPDYLIQQLTADKQQIYLMQAKNQRLWGVDLVAGAGRVNTRAADIEDDGRWQRYVGLNVSIPLNDLQARQEEQRAWVAGKIQLLQMADVRQQLEETVTQQVNALNSNWQQFLIADRLTRLSEKTLQAEQAKLLAGRSSNFQVLSYQTSLRTAQSARVSAQIAYLNARAELDRVLGTTLNHWRIQQNDR; encoded by the coding sequence GTGAACATTAACCCGGCGTATGCCGCCGCTTTTTTATCGTTACTGGTCGCACCCTGGCTGTCGCTGGCGAATGGTGCGACAGCCGGCGTGCCGTTATTACAGGAAAAGGTGCCGCTTACGCTGGCCGATGCGGTCGCGCTGGGCGTACGCAACAGTAATACGCTGAAAAGCGTTGCGTTAACCCGGCTAATGGACAAGTTTGATCTGCTGGTTGCCGAAGATGGCTTCCGGCCGCATCTGGTGTTGAACAATCAGTATCGTCACAACATGGGGGCGCAGTTGCCCGGGCAGGAAAATCATGCCGGTCTTTCCGCCAGCCTGCTGACGCCATTGGGCACGCAGTTTGAGGCTGACTGGAACGATGACTATTCCGGCCAGTCATCGGCAGGAAGTTCCCGCAGTCTGGGAAACTCGGCCAGTGTCGTGCAGCCGTTGTTAAAGGGCGCCGGTGTTGACTTTAATACCGCGCCGGTGCGTTTGGCCCGGCTTGATGAGCGCATTGGTCACCTGAACCAGCAAAAGCAGTTCGCCGACACCATTACCCGGATTATTCAGGCTTACTACGGCTTGCTGGCCGCACAGCAAGGGGTGATGCTGGCGCAGGAATCGCTGCAACGCGCCAGCGCGCAGCGCGACGTGATGCAGGCATTGATTGACAGCGGCAGGCAGGCGGCGCTCGACAAACTCCAGAGCGATGCCGATATATCCTCGCAGCAGTTAAATCTGGAACAGCAGGAGAATGCGTTGAACGAGCGACGTCTGGCGCTGAACGGTTTATTGGGCATTGACACCCGTACGCCGTTGAGTGCCAGCGAGCGCCTCGACATACAGCCGATCACCCTGAAAGCGCCGCAGGCGATAGCGTTGGCGATGAAAAATCAACCTGATTATCTGATTCAGCAACTCACGGCGGACAAACAGCAGATCTACCTGATGCAGGCGAAAAACCAGCGCCTGTGGGGGGTGGATCTGGTCGCCGGGGCCGGGCGGGTGAATACCCGGGCGGCAGATATCGAGGATGATGGCCGCTGGCAGCGCTATGTCGGCCTGAATGTCTCCATTCCGTTGAACGACCTGCAGGCGCGTCAGGAAGAGCAGCGCGCCTGGGTGGCGGGGAAAATACAGCTATTACAGATGGCGGATGTGCGTCAGCAACTGGAAGAAACGGTCACGCAGCAGGTCAACGCGCTTAATAGCAACTGGCAGCAGTTTTTGATTGCCGATCGCCTGACGCGACTGTCGGAAAAAACATTGCAGGCGGAGCAGGCCAAGCTACTGGCAGGGCGTTCATCGAACTTTCAGGTGCTGAGCTACCAGACCAGTCTGCGCACCGCGCAAAGTGCGCGCGTGTCCGCGCAGATCGCCTATCTCAACGCGCGTGCTGAGCTGGATCGCGTGCTGGGCACCACCCTTAACCACTGGAGAATACAGCAGAATGATCGGTAA
- a CDS encoding ABC transporter ATP-binding protein, translated as MDGKPIPVIRIENVHHCYGDMTILHSLSLHLRHGETCAVLGRSGSGKSTLLNILGLLEPLQQGSYHLDGEDIRLCSAGLRARLRNQKLGFVFQHFHLLTSHNVLDNVALPLLYRNIPVAQARRRAADVLDELGMYSYRLQRPATLSGGQRQRVALARALVGEPSVLLADEPTGNLDAETAQEILSLLLDINRQRALTLVMVTHDEQLAQRLQRRCRMKDGVLVAE; from the coding sequence GTGGACGGGAAACCTATACCTGTGATTCGAATTGAAAATGTGCACCACTGCTATGGTGATATGACCATATTGCATTCACTTTCATTACATCTTCGGCATGGGGAAACCTGTGCCGTTCTTGGTCGCTCCGGCAGCGGCAAAAGTACGCTGCTCAATATCCTGGGGCTGCTGGAGCCGCTACAGCAGGGCAGTTATCATCTGGATGGCGAGGATATCCGGCTGTGTTCCGCTGGTTTGCGTGCCCGGCTGCGTAATCAAAAACTGGGATTTGTGTTCCAGCATTTTCATTTGCTGACCAGCCATAACGTGCTGGATAACGTGGCGCTGCCGCTGTTGTATCGAAATATCCCCGTGGCGCAGGCCCGCCGCCGCGCCGCCGACGTTTTGGACGAATTGGGGATGTATTCGTATCGTCTGCAACGCCCGGCAACCCTGTCCGGCGGGCAACGCCAGCGGGTCGCATTGGCCCGGGCGCTGGTGGGCGAACCCTCCGTGTTGCTGGCGGATGAACCGACCGGCAACCTGGATGCCGAAACCGCGCAAGAGATCCTCAGCCTGTTATTGGATATCAACCGCCAGCGGGCATTAACCCTCGTGATGGTGACCCACGACGAGCAACTGGCACAACGGCTGCAGCGACGTTGTCGCATGAAAGACGGCGTGCTGGTTGCGGAGTAA
- the pemB gene encoding pectinesterase PemB, with protein sequence MSLTHYSGLAAAVSMSLILTACGGQTPNSARFQPVFPGTVSRPVLSAQEAGRFTPQHYFAHGGEYAKPVADGWTPTPIDTSRVTAAYVVGPRAGVAGATHTSIQQAVNAALRQHPGQTRVYIKLLPGTYTGTVYIPEGAPPLTLFGAGDRPEQVVVSLALDSMMSPADYRARVNPHGQYQPADPAWYMYNACATKAGATINTTCSAVMWSQSNDFQLKNLTVVNALLDTVDSGTHQAVALRTDGDRVQLENVRLLSRQDTFFVNTSDRQNSYVTDHYSRAYIKDSYIEGDVDYVFGRATAVFDRVRFHTVSSRGSKEAYVFAPDSIPSVKYGFLVINSQLTGDSGYRGAQKAKLGRAWDQGAKQTGYLPGKTANGQLVIRDSTIDSSYDLVNPWGAAATTDRPFKGNISPQRDLDDIHFNRLWEYNTQVLLRE encoded by the coding sequence GTGAGTCTGACACACTATTCCGGGCTGGCCGCCGCGGTGTCCATGTCACTGATTCTGACCGCCTGCGGCGGCCAGACGCCGAATTCGGCGCGTTTCCAGCCGGTGTTTCCCGGCACCGTCAGTCGCCCGGTGCTATCGGCGCAGGAGGCCGGTCGCTTTACCCCGCAGCACTATTTCGCCCACGGCGGTGAATACGCCAAGCCGGTAGCGGATGGCTGGACGCCAACGCCCATTGACACCTCGCGCGTTACTGCCGCCTATGTGGTCGGCCCCCGCGCCGGCGTGGCGGGCGCCACCCATACCAGCATCCAGCAGGCGGTGAACGCGGCGCTGCGCCAGCATCCAGGGCAAACGCGGGTGTACATCAAACTGCTGCCGGGCACCTATACCGGTACGGTATACATACCGGAAGGCGCGCCGCCGTTGACGCTGTTCGGCGCGGGTGACCGGCCGGAACAGGTGGTGGTGTCGCTGGCGCTGGATTCGATGATGTCGCCGGCCGACTACCGCGCCCGCGTCAATCCGCACGGCCAGTATCAACCCGCCGACCCGGCCTGGTATATGTACAACGCCTGCGCCACAAAAGCGGGCGCCACCATCAATACCACCTGCTCGGCGGTGATGTGGTCGCAGAGCAATGATTTTCAGTTGAAAAATCTGACGGTGGTCAACGCCTTGCTGGACACGGTCGACAGCGGCACCCATCAGGCGGTCGCGCTGCGCACCGACGGCGATCGGGTACAACTGGAAAATGTCCGCCTGCTCAGCCGTCAGGACACCTTCTTCGTCAATACCAGCGACCGCCAAAACAGCTATGTCACCGACCATTACAGCCGCGCCTACATCAAGGACAGCTACATTGAAGGGGATGTCGATTACGTGTTCGGCCGCGCCACCGCCGTGTTTGACAGGGTGCGTTTCCATACCGTGTCCAGCCGCGGTTCGAAAGAAGCCTATGTGTTCGCACCGGACAGCATTCCATCGGTAAAATACGGCTTTCTGGTGATCAACAGCCAACTGACCGGCGACAGCGGCTATCGCGGCGCGCAAAAGGCCAAGCTGGGCCGCGCCTGGGATCAGGGCGCGAAACAGACCGGCTACCTGCCGGGCAAAACCGCCAACGGCCAGTTGGTGATCCGCGACAGTACCATCGACAGCAGCTACGACCTCGTCAACCCGTGGGGCGCAGCGGCCACCACCGACCGGCCGTTCAAGGGTAATATCAGCCCGCAGCGCGATCTGGACGACATCCACTTCAACCGACTGTGGGAATACAACACCCAGGTGCTGCTGCGCGAGTAA
- a CDS encoding GlpM family protein has protein sequence MALLIKAALGALVVVLIGLLAKTRNYYIAGLVPLFPTFALIAHYIVGAERGVEALRTTILFGIWAVIPYLVYLISLYYFTGVMRLPSALMLAVVCWSLSAAVLVKVWSSYYA, from the coding sequence ATGGCATTACTGATAAAGGCGGCGCTAGGCGCGCTCGTGGTGGTATTGATAGGCCTGTTGGCCAAAACCCGTAATTATTATATTGCCGGGTTGGTGCCGCTGTTTCCAACGTTTGCGCTGATAGCGCATTACATCGTGGGGGCGGAGCGCGGCGTGGAAGCGCTGCGCACCACCATTCTGTTTGGCATCTGGGCGGTGATCCCTTATCTGGTGTACCTGATTTCGCTCTATTACTTTACCGGTGTGATGCGCCTGCCGTCGGCGCTGATGCTGGCGGTGGTGTGCTGGAGCCTGTCGGCGGCGGTGCTGGTGAAAGTCTGGAGCAGTTACTATGCCTGA